One window of the Carassius auratus strain Wakin unplaced genomic scaffold, ASM336829v1 scaf_tig00216647, whole genome shotgun sequence genome contains the following:
- the LOC113098770 gene encoding LIM domain kinase 2-like, with amino-acid sequence MDEREDVTERACTGCGGRIQDAFHVKVLQDAWHNSCFQCSVCFDLLTNWYFEKEGRLYCHKHYCEKFGELCHGCSLLMTGPAMVAGDYKYHPECFVCLSCRVVIEDQDSYALVERTKLYCGKCYKQVFLTPMLEKRGLVDSPTDLLPHTVTLVSMPAATNGKRGFSVSVIRDCTSATASVQVKEVRGMHISPEVRNAIHVGDRILEINGLPVSALMEEEVEDLIHRTSQTLQLLMEYDPVRQRLDRLRLGSRNQLGVPAASRMRMSSSADAEIERSVTVGNGTLKRRSLRRSNSTCKSPVSSSPKDPPILTRDIGRSESLRSTSSCSHRIFRPCDLIHGEILGKGFFGQAIKVTHKATGEVMVMKELIRCDEETQKTFLKEVKVMRSLDHPHVLKFIGVLYKDKRLNLITEFIEGGTLKDFIRDTDSFSWEQRVSFAKSIASGMAYLHSMSIIHRDLNSHNCLVKLDNTVVVADFGLSRLIMEDKVKQPTPDKPANKKRLFRRIDRKKRYTVVGNPYWMAPEMLNGKRYDEKVDIFSFGIVLCEIIGQVYADPECLPRTLDFGLNVRKFIEKFLPEHCPPAFFALAVACCDLTPDNRPAFQKLEDCFEALTLNQELNIPLPAELDDLQQKFWRTYGPSEIASENQENIIN; translated from the exons GTGTTCTGTTTGCTTTGATCTCCTGACAAACTGGTACTTTGAGAAAGAGGGGAGGCTGTACTGTCACAAACACTACTGCGAGAAGTTTGGGGAATTGTGCCATGGCTGCTCGCTGCTTATGACTGGACCTGCTATG GTGGCAGGGGACTATAAATACCATCCCGAATGCTTCGTGTGTTTAAGCTGCAGAGTGGTGATTGAGGATCAGGATTCCTATGCCTTAGTGGAACGTACTAAACTCTACTG TGGTAAATGCTACAAGCAGGTGTTCCTAACACCAATGCTGGAGAAGCGGGGTTTGGTTGACTCTCCAACGGACCTGCTCCCTCACACAGTGACTCTGGTGTCCATGCCTGCTGCCACCAATGGCAAAAGAGGTTTCTCTGTCAGTGTGATTAGAGACTGCACCAGTGCCACGGCCAGTGTTCAAGTCAAAGA GGTCAGAGGGATGCATATTAGTCCAGAGGTTCGGAACGCCATCCATGTTGGGGACCGAATTCTGGAGATCAATGGACTCCCGGTGTCAGCTCTGATGGAGGAGGAG GTGGAGGACTTGATCCATCGGACCAGTCAGACACTGCAGCTGTTGATGGAATATGATCCAGTCAGACAGCGTCTGGACCGACTCCGCCTGGGCTCCCGCAATCAACTGGGTGTTCCCGCAGCTTCCCGTATGCGTATGTCCTCCTCAGCAGATGCTGAGATCGAACGAAGTGTCACAGTGGGCAATGGGACGTTAAAAAGGAGGTCCCTCAG ACGTAGCAACAGCACCTGCAAGTCTCCAGTGTCTTCATCTCCAAAGGACCCTCCGATTCTAACTCGAGATATCGGGCGCTCTGAATCCCTACGTTCTACTTCCAGTTGCTCCCACCGTATATTCCGTCCCTGTGACCTCATCCATGGAGAAATCCTAGGAAAAGGCTTCTTTGGACAGGCCATCAAG gtGACCCATAAAGCCACAGGTGAGGTGATGGTGATGAAGGAGTTGATCCGCTGTGATGAGGAGACACAGAAAACATTCCTAAAGGAG GTAAAAGTGATGAGAAGTCTTGATCACCCACACGTTTTGAAGTTCATTGGGGTTTTGTACAAGGACAAGCGGCTTAATCTGATAACGGAGTTCATTGAGGGAGGCACTTTAAAGGATTTTATCCGAGATACG GACTCATTCTCATGGGAACAGAGAGTTAGTTTTGCAAAAAGCATTGCATCTGGAATG GCATATCTGCATTCAATGAGCATCATACATCGAGATCTCAACTCTCACAACTGCCTGGTCAAACTG GACAACACTGTCGTTGTGGCAGACTTTGGTCTGTCTCGTCTAATCATGGAGGACAAGGTCAAACAGCCAACCCCTGACAAACCAGCCAATAAAAAAAGACTGTTCAGACGCATTGACCGTAAGAAACGCTACACGGTGGTGGGGAACCCATACTGGATGGCTCCAGAAATGCTTAATG GTAAACGCTACGATGAGAAGGTGGATATTTTCTCCTTTGGCATTGTGCTTTGTGAG ATTATTGGTCAGGTTTATGCAGATCCCGAGTGTCTCCCGAGAACGCTGGATTTCGGGCTCAATGTGAGAAAATTCATTGAGAAATTTCTTCCTGAGCACTGTCCTCCGGCTTTCTTCGCATTGGCTGTGGCTTGTTGTGATCTCACCCCTGACAACAG GCCTGCTTTTCAGAAGTTGGAGGACTGTTTTGAGGCATTGACTCTGAATCAGGAGTTGAATATCCCACTGCCTGCAGAACTGGATGATCTTCAGCAGAAGTTTTGGAGGACTTATGGACCCAGTGAAATTGCGTCTGAAAACCAGGAAAACATCATAAACTAA